The Cellulosimicrobium sp. ES-005 genome segment GCCCCGCGCGCTCAACGCGCTCGGCGACGCGATGCTCGGCGAGATCGCCGACGTGCTGGAGGAGTGGCGCGTCGACCCGACCGTGCGCGTCGTGCTGCTCGACGGCGCCGGCGACCGCGGCCTGTGCGCGGGCGGCGACGTCCGCGCGCTCCACGCGTCGATCGTGGCCGGGAAGCAGGCCGAGGCGCGCCGCTACTTCCGGCGCGAGTACGCGGTGGACGCGGCGCTCGCGGAGCTGCCCGTTCCCGTCGTGACGATCATGGACGGCATCACCATGGGCGGCGGGGTCGGCCTCGGCGCGCACGCCCCGGTGCGCGTCGTCACCGAGCGGTCGCGCGTCGCGATGCCGGAGACGCGGATCGGCTTCACGCCCGACGTCGGCGGGTCCTGGCTCCTGGCGCGCGCGCCCGGGCGGCTGGGGGAGATGCTCGCGCTCGGTGCCGTGACGATGGACGCCGCCGACGCGATCTTCGTCGGGCTCGCGGACCACTACGTGCCGAGCGAGCGGCTGCCCGTGCTCGCCGCCGACCTCGCCGCGCTCGCGAGCGCGGGGGTCGACCCGCTCGACGTCGAGGACGTGCGGGAGGTCGTGCGTCGCCACGCCCTGCCGGCGCCGGTCTCGCGACTCGTCACCCGACAGGCGGCGGTCGAGGCCGCGTACTCGGCGGACACCGTGCCCGAGATCCTGGCCCGCCTGCGCGCCGCAGCCCAGGACGGGGACGAGCAGTCCGGCGCCGAGGCCGACGAGCTCGAGCGGCTCTCCCCGACCGCGGTCACCGTGGCGCTCGCGGCCGTGCGCAGCGCGCGCGACCTCCCCGACCTGCGCGCGGCGCTGGAGCAGGAGTACGGCCTCGTCTCCTGGTTCGTCGACACGCAGCCCGACCTCGTCGAGGGCGTCCGCGCGCAGCTCGTCGACAAGGACCGCGACCCCTCGTGGCGCCCGGCGACGCTCGCCGAGGTCGACCCCGGGGTCGGCGCCGAGGCGCTCGCCTACGTCCCTGCCGAGCCCCTGTGGGACGACGCGCTCAGCCCGCGCCTCGCACGCCGCGCGGTCGAGGCCGTCGTCCGCCGGTTCAGCGAGGACGAGCCGACCGCCCAGGAGCTGGCGGAGGCAGCCGACGACCTCGTGGTCGAGCTCGTCCAGCGGCGCGACGACGGGGGCACGGTCGTGCACCTCGCGGACTCGTGCGGCGAGCACTTCCTCGACGGGTACTGGCCCGCGGTGCGGTTCGACGCCGTGGGCGACGTCGTCGAGGTCACCGTCGAGTCCTGACTCGCCGGCACGCACGCGCTCGCCGGAAGACGCCGAAGCGGCCACGCCCGGAAGGCGTGGCCGCTTCGGCCGGAGGTGGGCTCCCGAGGTCAGAAGACGAGCGTCTGCTGCCACTCGATCAGGTCGCCGATCTTCGCGACGAGGGTCTCGTCCTGGAGACCGTGCGCCTTCCCCTGGGCCTGCTTGAGGATGTGGATCGCGTCCGCGTGCGCGCCCGCGTCGGCGGCCGCCTCGGCCCGGTCGAGGTAGTCGCGCACGCCCGCGGAGAGCTTCTCCGCGCGGTTCGAGCCCGTCGAGAGCGACGTCACGATGCCGTCGACCTCCTTGAAGGTGACGCAGTCACCGCCGCCGCTCACCTTGCCGGCCGTCCACTCGATGCCCCCGGCGAGGTGCGCGAGGAACAGCGGGTCCGAGTAGGAGGAGTCGACGTGGCCGGCGCCCTCGTACCAGGACCGTCCGCCCTCGAAGTTCTGGCACCAGGCCAGGGGGTGGTCGTCGCCCATGGCGTCGCGGCCGGGGTTGTAGGTCGACTCGTCCAGCGTGATGAGGACGTGCACGTCCTCCCGCGGGTTGCTGGTGAAGTTGTACCACTCGTCGAACCTCGTCCACTCCGCGGGGAGCATCTCGGTCGACGGGTGACCGGGGCTCTCGACCCGCATCGTGGCCGTCTGCTGGGCCGGGTGGCTCTTGAACCGCGCCGACCCGCCGCTGAGCTCGCTGTACCACGGCACCGCGTGCATGGTGTCGGTCGCGGCGTGCAGGCCGAC includes the following:
- a CDS encoding enoyl-CoA hydratase/isomerase family protein produces the protein MTSEIIARVDDGVGHLTLDRPRALNALGDAMLGEIADVLEEWRVDPTVRVVLLDGAGDRGLCAGGDVRALHASIVAGKQAEARRYFRREYAVDAALAELPVPVVTIMDGITMGGGVGLGAHAPVRVVTERSRVAMPETRIGFTPDVGGSWLLARAPGRLGEMLALGAVTMDAADAIFVGLADHYVPSERLPVLAADLAALASAGVDPLDVEDVREVVRRHALPAPVSRLVTRQAAVEAAYSADTVPEILARLRAAAQDGDEQSGAEADELERLSPTAVTVALAAVRSARDLPDLRAALEQEYGLVSWFVDTQPDLVEGVRAQLVDKDRDPSWRPATLAEVDPGVGAEALAYVPAEPLWDDALSPRLARRAVEAVVRRFSEDEPTAQELAEAADDLVVELVQRRDDGGTVVHLADSCGEHFLDGYWPAVRFDAVGDVVEVTVES
- a CDS encoding ThuA domain-containing protein, which produces MKHHAWRLATGLTAAASALAVGVAAVPASAADDEYKVLVVGETLGFRHSHIDETTEAVIAIGEERGFTVDVWDSRQPELTLDSTPFTSAEDLSQYATILFASPVDGTNNQDPARPRLLNDSELAALQGYIRDGGGYVGLHAATDTMHAVPWYSELSGGSARFKSHPAQQTATMRVESPGHPSTEMLPAEWTRFDEWYNFTSNPREDVHVLITLDESTYNPGRDAMGDDHPLAWCQNFEGGRSWYEGAGHVDSSYSDPLFLAHLAGGIEWTAGKVSGGGDCVTFKEVDGIVTSLSTGSNRAEKLSAGVRDYLDRAEAAADAGAHADAIHILKQAQGKAHGLQDETLVAKIGDLIEWQQTLVF